DNA sequence from the Poecilia reticulata strain Guanapo linkage group LG19, Guppy_female_1.0+MT, whole genome shotgun sequence genome:
GGttcactttaatccaactccagatcatctgcctagtcaaagtccggtCTGGTTTTTGAGGTGTGAACTCTagtcgacctctgacctctggtcctccaaaccttggtctgggttcggttgaagtgaactctggttcggtttgaatgtgaacgccaagcggaccagagaccgctccagcagcaggaagtggactacagcgcagggcattctgggtaaatccaaccaaagctaacatgttagcctagcgctagcagcagaaatggctcctggtctttagcctaaagagaaatcctccaaccgctaaaatcctccatcttgtttccatctggtgaagaaggaagttgctctcagtgtcttcagaggtttttgtcgtttccttcagtggttcttggtgcagcgcccccacaggccaggaggggaacaggttggtttgactcagagcagctggaggtggagcaaatgttctggttccagaaccgagtctaccggaccaTCACCCTAACAGTCCAAACACCAGTGGACCAAACAGGCTAGCAGAGGGCGGTCCTCGGCTAAAGGTGGGGTCCCCATCCCAGACGTCCTACCTGTGAGGCAGTGATGCGTGACTGGTCTAGGCGTGCAGTGAGGTCAGAGGACGAGACGTTGGCGGGGGCGCCGCGGTGGAGCCTCATCGCCACCTTCCTTTCTCTCTCGGCTCTCTCGGCCCGGCCCGCCTGAGGCGACCGGTTGCCTGCGCGCAGCAGACAGCGGTCAGAAACTAAACCTCGTCTGACGGTGTTCTGCCCAAAAGGCCTCCTGACCTGACGGCTGGGCTCCACGCGACGCCTGGTTGGAAGGCGCCGTCTCTGGCTCGATCCGGAGTCGGTTGGCGGCACAAGGGTTCGGACCTGGAGGCAGGGCTCGGCCTCCGGCTCCTCTCTGACCCGCGCCGGCTCGGTCCTCCCCTTCCTTCCCTTCTCTCCTCTCTCGCTCCCcgtcctctgctgtcctgctgGAACCCTGAAACAGACGAAGAAGAGGATTCAACACGGCACACAGTATCACCGCAAATACCTCATAAcccagtcaaacatggtggacAGCACCCAGAGGGAAGGGCTCAGCTTGGATGTGACTTTGTGGAGCTGATGATCAGAGAAGCATCTCTGGACGATGCGTTTTGGAAAGAGTTGGAACATGTAGAGCTGAAAACGGTGGCATAACATACAGAGAAGAACGGATCCATTCGAACAGCCAAAGTTCTCTGGAAGATGTTTCCTTAActcaaagagacaaaaacacgACACTCACAAACTTCAGCATGTTCCAGTCGAAGACGTAGTCGTAGGAGAAGCCCTGCCTGTGGAAAAGGTTCCTGAAGAGCTGCCTCAGGTACGAGTAGTCGGGCTTGTCGTCGAACCGCAGAGAGCGACACAAGTTCAGGTAGGTAGAGAACTCGGCTGGCGGAGACAGGAAGGAATGGTGAGGATCTCAAACCGTTTCAAAATGGCGCGTTCCTCCTCTGACGTCCCACTCACAGGGGTATCCTTTGCAGAGCACCTCAATAGGGGTGGACATCTTCTTTTCACTGATGCGTTCGTACTTCTGCCTCTTGGTTGCGGCCTTGAGTCCTTGCCAGGGCAGCGAACCCAGGTTGAAGTACATGAGGACGTAACCCAGAGACTCCAGGTCGTCTCGTCTCGACTGCTCTGTGGAGGAAAGCTCAGCGGCGTGAAGCGGCGGCGCGGTGAGACCGGAGGCCTGCGGGGGAAACTTACCGATGCCCAGGTGGGTGTTGATGGAGGCGTATCGCGCCGTCCCGGTCAGGTTCTTGTTCTCGCGGTAGGGGATGTGCTGGTGCGTTCGAGCGTCTCGGTACTTCTTGGCCAGGCCGAAGTCGATGATGTAGACCAGGTTGCCCTTCTTCCCGAGGCCCATCAGGAAGTTGTCGGGTTTCACGTCTCGGTGGATGAAGTTCTTGGAGTGGATGTATTCGATCCGGCTGATCTGGGAGGAAAGGTCGACCCGGCGTTGGAACGAGTCAGAAGCCCAACGTTTCCGTCTCCGCTGTGCCactaaagggcgattccaccGAATGTTCCACTAAACTGAGTCATTTTAATTAGGTAAAAACTCTTCAAATAATGGACTACACATTAAAaccagaatatttaaaacctggCTTGTGATTTCTTAAACCTTaatttgatttgtgaaaattAATTAACTATAGTGTATTCAACctgaagccaacttcagctctGTATTAtacagtttatgttttatgtcaCGCTGCATTTCAgtaaagtgtttaaaaacacGTCAGTGTTTGTCACTTACAGACATCCAGGCCaaccatttcctgttttaaaaacaagagtTGTGAGTGAGAAGCCTATCCAAAGCTAACGGTAGCCTATCTAATGCTAACACTAGCCTATCCAAAGCTAACGGTAGCCTATCTAATGCTAACACTAGCCTATCCAANNNNNNNNNNNNNNNNNNNNNNNNNNNNNNNNNNNNNNNNNNNNNNNNNNNNNNNNNNNNNNNNNNNNNNNNNNNNNNNNNNNNNNNNNNNNNNNNNNNNNNNNNNNNNNNNNNNNNNNNNNNNNNNNNNNNNNNNNNNNNNNNNNNNNNNNNNNNNNNNNNNNNNNNNNNNNNNNNNNNNNNNNNNNNNNNNNNNNNNNNNNNNNNNNNNNNNNNNNNNNNNNNNNNNNNNNNNNNNNNNNNNNNNNNNNNNNNNNNNNNNNNNNNNNNNNNNNNNNNNNNNNNNNNNNNNNNNNNNNNNNNNNNNNNNNNNNNNNNNNNNNNNNNNNNNNNNNNNNNNNNNNNNNNNNNNNNNNNNNNNNNNNNNNNNNNNNNNNNNNNNNNNNNNNNNNNNNNNNNNNNNNNNNNNNNNNNNNNNNNNNNNNNNNNNNNNNNNNNNNNNNNNNNNNNNNNNNNNNNNNNNNNNNNNNNNNNNNNNNNNNNNNNNNNNNNNNNNNNNNNNNNNNNNNNNNNNNNNNNNNNNNNNNNNNNNNNNNNNNNNNNNNNNNNNNNNNNNNNNNNNNNNNNNNNNNNNNNNNNNNNNNNNNNNNNNNNNNNNNNNNNNNNNNNNNNNNNNNNNNNNNNNNNNNNNNNNNNNNNNNNNNNNNNNNNNNNNNNNNNNNNNNNNNNNNNNNNNNNNNNNNNNNNNNNNNNNNNNNNNNNNNNNNNNNNNNNNNNNNNNNNNNNNNNNNNNNNNNNNNNNNNNNNNNNNNNNNNNNNNNNNNNNNNNNNNNNNNNNNNNNNNNNNNNNNNNNNNNNNNNNNNNNNNNNNNNNNNNNNNNNNNNNNNNNNNNNNNNNNNNNNNNNNNNNNNNNNNNNNNNNNNNNNNNNNNNNNNNNNNNNNNNNNNNNNNNNNNNNNNNNNNNNNNNNNNNNNNNNNNNNNNNNNNNNNNNNNNNNNNNNNNNNNNNNNNNNNNNNNNNNNNNNNNNNNNNNNNNNNNNNNNNNNNNNNNNNNNNNNNNNNNNNNNNNNNNNNNNNNNNNNNNNNNNNNNNNNNNNNNNNNNNNNNNNNNNNNNNNNNNNNNNNNNNNGCTAACACTAGCCTATCCAAAGCTAACGGTAGCCTATTTAATGCTAACACTAGCCTATCCAAAGCTAACGGTAGCCCATCAAATGCCTATCAGCCCATCTCTGTCTGTCGTTCTCTCTCACCATCTGATCGGCCAGCAGCAGGACCGTCTTCAGGCTGAATTTGCGGGAGCAGAAGTTAAACAAATCCTCCAAGCTGGGCCCCAGCAGCTCCATCACCATGACGTTGTAGTCGCCCTCGGCGCCGCACCACTTGATGGAGGGAATTCCCACTGGAGGGAAAACATCGGAGCGTTGGGAAACTGGATCCGTTTAAACCCGTGTCATCCGGAATCCTCACCTCCTCCCTGCATCATCTTGTAGAACTTGCTCTCAATGTGGAGCTGCGGATGTTTGGTCTTCACACATTCCAGCTTTATGGCGACTTCCTCTCCTGTAGCGATGTTTGAACCtgatggacggacggacagacagacagacagacagacagacagacagacagacagacggggCTTCATCAATtcagatttaagactttttaaaccCTTTAGGTAACAACAGAAATCGTCTTCTGCCCGTAGCGCCAAACCGTTTAGCACAGAATGAATGAAGCATCGTCCAACCGACTGGCCATAAATTTACACTTAAAtcacaacagacacaaaaagctAGCTTAATTAAATTTATCTGATTTAATTAACACAGTGCACATTAATCAGATTTACAGTGCAGTGTAAACATGCAGGAATTAGCACAACAGCTAATATGCTAGCTATCGTTTTAGCTACATTCGTTTTTCTCCACCCTCTGTTTCCActgcaggaaccagaaccaattTTCCTGTTAGCTGCTAATATATCTATGTTAGCTAGCAAGGatatatcattattattattatatattagcagtagcctcaaccTCCTCAAGTCACAGAACGCACCTTACAGtagggcctagtcaaagtccacatcTAACTCTAACTTAAAACCTAATATTTAAAGATCTTCTCCATCTAGTCTGACTGAATTTGATCCCATTTTTTAGCAAAAGTGAGGACAATTTTTAGGtctttagactttaaaatatccCACAACATGAATTTCACAGACTTACAGCTGGATACAaaatacacaccacacttttcagattgaaaaagaagaagtcCGAGTATAGCACtgtaaaaaagaatgaaacaaaaacctgaGACGTGTGTGAGTAAACCAAGGAAGCTGCGACTCTCACCCAGGTAGATGTCTCCAAAGGACCCGCTCCCTATCTTCCTCCCGAGGCGATATTTGTTCCCAACGCGCAGCTCCATCGCTCCGCAGCGCTTCACCTCTCTGGGACACAACACAACCCGTCAGTCAGCCGCCGCGGATCGATACCGCAAACACAGAGCGCTGcaaagctgcaggaaaaaagaaactctGCTGTGTCATGAGCGCAAAGAAaactggaggaagaggaggaagtaAAAGCAGCGATGAAGATGAGGAACGGAGAGAACCGACGCCACTGATCCGCAGAAGCACCGAGAGCCGCAGCAACAAACTCAGGAAACGGTCAGTTTGTGACGGCAGGAAATGATCAGCAgcattttggttcatttgtcaggagagagaaaaagaaacatgagaTATTATTCATTCATCCATAAATGCTAAAGttcaacaataaacatttaatttgctaactaaatatccAACAAgatagtttaaatatttagttcaagactaaatatttaacttcctaactaaacatttagatCTGAGCTAAATAGTTAGCAAATAATTAatagtttgtaaatatttagcatgggctgcacagtggcgaagctggtagagctgctgccttgcagcaagaaggttctgggttcgattcccggtctttctgcatggagtctccatgttctccctgtgcatggtgggttttctccaggtactccggtttcctcccacagtccagaaacatgactgtcaggttaattggcctctccaaattgcccctaggtgtgagtgtgtgtgtgcatggttgtgtgtctctgtgttgccctgcgacagactggcgacttgtccagggtgaccccgcctctcgcccgaaacgttacctggagaggaaccagcacctcccgacccactgagggaccagggtgcaagaaaatggatggatgtaaatatttagcatcaTATGGTGAAGATGTCGAAGGATTAGATCATTTCCTCCTCTATTAACAAACTAAATGACCTAAATTATCTCCCTGTGTTGATGCTGGATGAGTgagaccggaccggaccggaccgggacGGGCTGAGTTGCTGCCGCTGCAGGGAGGGCAGCCGGACCCCCCGCTGCTCCATGAGAACCCACAGCCCGGACCCAAACGCAGGAAAACGACCCGCCTCTAACGCATCCGAGCAGAAATTCCGCCAGGAGCCACAACAAGGCGGGACGCTTCACGCATCTGCCCCAGATAGCGACGGCCGCAGCCGCAGCATCGCGTCCCAACCGCGCCCTGCAGCCCAACACGacccagaacctccagaacctccgGAACCTGCTCACCGGCTCTGTGGTCGCTCCGTATCAGTCAGGACCATGGACAGCGGCGCGCCGACGGAGTGCGGGACGGATCATTCCCTCAGAGATGCGTGACCTGAACGCGCAGCCCGCACGCCGCGCCGCCTCTGCGTTGCTCCCGCCGCGGCGCTTCGGCTTCACTGCATTTTACAGGAAagtcagagaaataaaatataaatcaaagcCTGAGAGTCGCTGATCCTCCGCTGCGTGGCTGCGCCTCACACCCAGTCCGCTCTCAGTTTACACCGCTCACAATATCAATGATGTCATCCGCAGAGATGCCCGGATGTTCTTAAAGCAGCAGCACCTCCACAGGTTACGCAAACAGGCTGCAACGGTTCACCTAAACACAACATTCATGTTAACTAAATATACTTAACTTGCCAACTAAATACTTAGTTATCTTTGTTGCAAACTTACTATGCCGTTtctggctaaatatttagcaaggAAGTTAAATACTTCGCTTCCtgatcaaatattaaatatatctagctagcaagctaaataaaCCACAGTACTGTAAAATGTCTTCAACCCTCTATACCTTTTTGTTGtgaacatttagtttaaaaatcacACTGACTTAGCttccaactaaatatttttatctaaatatttaacttcctaAGTGTTTAACTTGCTAGGTAAGCGTTTAGCTGAGCTAGCAAAGTGCTAACTTAGCAAGTTGGATGCTTAGCCTGCTAGCTAAATATCCGTCTTAAAGTAGCCTTGAATTAAACTTCAAACATCTGAAGATCTGAGAGAAACCAGGAGAGAATCTCATAAAAAAGGACACAACAGTTTTAGGTGTCGAGACGCTTTAGAAAGAGTCACACGCTGTTGGACAAACGGCTCATTGTTACGTTTCAGGCTCATttctcagaaaacagaaactcatcAGGCCGCAGAGACTTGGTGTGATTTCAGTCCAGATCATCAGCCTCCTTCTCCTCAGACGTTTCTAGAAACATCTGTAATGGTTAaagcgctgaaagtgaataaaatcagTCTGGatgattttatgctccgtgtgtcaaaACAAATTACGTTTCATCGATTAGGATTTCCagtgtgaaataatttaaaaaggattCAGTTTCCTGCAGGTTTCAGTAAATTTAATAAGGTCGGTTGTGTTAAAGTCCTGattcttgttaaaataaattaatatgtaAAGCTGCATAAATCCAATCCAGGTTGTTTTAGaagcattttaactttttacagtttttaatgtCATGATAAAATCAAACCTTCTCCAATAATTAAACGCACAGACAGCCAGACTTCAACTCAACCTTTATTATCTTgttcttttctgctttaaattaaCTTCCTCTCCTTTTTGTAAcatatgaaataaatgaaaacatcctGAACAGGAGTGATAATAAAGACTGACTTAATTTAAACggatacataaaaaaaagaagaaaaaaaaaaaagaggaaaacagaaaaacacagtaaaacataaacaggTAATGTCTTTAACGTGTCTGTAAAACACTGTTCTAGCTCAGCTTGGTATGGTAGGACATGGCATCTTCACACAAATGCCGTCAGTTTCCTGCTTtgtcttcaaaacaaaacatttctcttaTTGCATtggacaggaaaacaaaaaacgctgctaaaaaataaacaaccgACATCAGAGACGTATAGAGCCAGATCAGTTTTTGAACTTTTCAGGCAGACGGtcgaaaaaaaatctgtttacatCCAATCGCTTCTCTGACTggtagcacacacacacacacacacacacacacacacacacacacacacacacacNNNNNNNNNNNNNNNNNNNNNNNNNNNNNNNNNNNNNNNNNNNNNNNNNNNNNNNNNNNNNNNNNNNNNNNNNNNNNNNNNNNNNNNNNNNNNNNNNNNNNNNNNNNNNNNNNNNNNNNNNNNNNNNNNNNNNNNNNNNNNNNNNNNNNNNNNNNNNNNNNNNNNNNNNNNNNNNNNNNNNNNNNNNNNNNNNNNNNNNNNNNNNNNNNNNNNNNNNNNNNNNNNNNNNNNNNNNNNNNNNNNNNNNNNNNNNNNNNNNNNNNNNNNNNNNNNNNNNNNNNNNNNNNNNNNNNNNNNNNNNNNNNNNNNNNNNNNNNNNNNNNNNNNNNNNNNNNNNNNNNNNNNNNNNNNNNNNNNNNNNNNNNNNNNNNNNNNNNNNNNNNNNNNNNNNNNNNNNNNNNNNNNNNNNNNNNNNNNNNNNNNNNNNNNNNNNNNNNNNNNNNNNNNNNNNNNNNNNNNNNNNNNNNNNNNNNNNNNNNNNNNNNNNNNNNNNNNNNNNNNNNNNNNNNNNNNNNNNNNNNNNNNNNNNNNNNNNNNNNNNNNNNNNNNNNNNNNNNNNNNNNNNNNNNNNNNNNNNNNNNNNNNNNNNNNNNNNNNNNNNNNNNNNNNNNNNNNNNNNNNNNNNNNNNNNNNNNNNNNNNNNNNNNNNNNNNNNNNNNNNNNNNNNNNNNNNNNNNNNNNNNNNNNNNNNNNNNNNNNNNNNNNNNNNNNNNNNNNNNNNNNNNNNNNNNNNNNNNNNNNNNNNNNNNNNNNNNNNNNNNNNNNNNNNNNNNNNNNNNNNNNNNNNNNNNNNNNNNNNNNNNNNNNNNNNNNNNNNNNNNNNNNNNNNNNNNNNNNNNNNNNNNNNNNNNNNNNNNNNNNNNNNNNNNNNNNNNNNNNNNNNNNNNNNNNNNNNNNNNNNNNNNNNNNNNNNNNNNNNNNNNNNNNNNNNNNNNNNNNNNNNNNNNNNNNNNNNNNNNNNNNNNNNNNNNNNNNNNNNNNNNNNNNNNNNNNNNNNNNNNNNNNNNNNNNNNNNNNNNNNNNNNNNNNNNNNNNNNNNNNNNNNNGGCTGCCGGTCCCGGGGGCGGCGGCTCCTTCGCTCCCTGCTCCTCCGGCCTGGGAATGTGCAATATAACGAGCGACTTCTTCCTCGCTGACGAACTCCGCCAAGATGGTGGTGTTACCCAGAACGCACCTGGGgcaaaacaagatggaggctGTCACTGTTATCACTGAGAAAAGGTTTCAAAGGTGAAAACTAGCAAAAAACTAGCATGCTCTCTTCTCAACTGGTGCCCAATGATTTTGCAGAAAGATTTGTCTATCAGTTTAATATTAATAGATGTTtccaaaggtcaaaggtcaactaCTCCCATCTtgaaaaaagatatatttttattaatgtgaaAAGCTTCAACTGAGGAAACTAGCATGCTAACTAGCATGCTAACTCAACTGGTGTCAGTCTTTTGCTACCAAGCTTCTTGTTTGTGTCGCTAAGATAATCTGCACTCGGCTACGGTTTGGCGTTTCCTGTTCGCCTTACATGTGGAGCGCGCTCTGGGCCTTGGCCGCCTCCTGCTTGGAGCCGTAGCGGATCAGAGCGGTGCCCTGGGTCAGGCCGAGGTGAAAGGTCAGCAGGGGGCCGTGCTGCATGCAGATGGTTCTCAGGGTGGAGCCGTCGATCTGCAGACACACAGCAGGCCAGACGGCGCTAAGCTGGCAGCCGGagctcacttcctgtttacgGTAAGGTCGGCGGCGTGCGTACCTGCGGCGTGAGGTTACTGAGCACCAGCCAGCAGCTTTCCCGGCCGTTCCCGTCGCTCCAGGTCGAACCTGCGGACAAACTTCACCTTATTCTGGTGCAGACGATCACTTTcatcatgttaaaataaatacagaaataattaaacGTCTGTTCATATTTAAGCCAAAACTGAACTATAGCcgatatatatagatatatatttatttatttgtcagtCAATGTTTTAACTTCACCCGTTTCAAAttcttttattgcattttaggcaatgaaatgtttgttttcttgttagaaataaaattatttgcatcttttaaagtatttctaatattttatgaaaaagtttgaggttaaagaaaaatctgctaaaTTTTGTTATCTGGTGTATTATAGCTCCGTTAGCGTGGTGAGCTCCGTTAGCGTGGTGAGCTCCGTTAGCGTGGTGAGCTCCGTTAGCGTGGTGAGCNNNNNNNNNNNNNNNNNNNNNNNNNNNNNNNNNNNNNNNNNNNNNNNNNNNNNNNNNNNNNNNNNNNNNNNNNNNNNNNNNNNNNNNNNNNNNNNNNNNNNNNNNNNNNNNNNNNNNNNNNNNNNNNNNNNNNNNNNNNNNNNNNNNNNNNNNNNNNNNNNNNNNNNNNNNNNNNNNNNNNNNNNNNNNNNNNNNNNNNNNNNNNNNNNNNNNNNNNNNNNNNNNNNNNNNNNNNNNNNNNNNNNNNNNNNNNNNNNNNNNNNNNNNNNNNNNNNNNNNNNNNNNNNNNNNNNNNNNNNNNNNNNNNNNNNNNNNNNNNNNNNNNNNNNNNNNNNNNNNNNNNNNNNNNNNNNNNNNNNNNNNNNNNNNNNNNNNNNNNNNNNNNNNNNNNNNNNNNNNNNNNNNNNNNNNNNNNNNNNNNNNNNNNNNNNNNNNNNNNNNNNNNNNNNNNNNNNNNNNNNNNNNNNNNNNNNNNNNNNNNNNNNNNNNNNNNNNNNNNNNNNNNAGCTCCGTTAGCGTGGTGAGCTCCGTTAGCGTGGTGAGCTCCGTTAGCGTGGTGAGCTCCGTTAGCGTGGTGAGCGTGGTTAGCTCAATTAGCGTGGTGAGCGTGGTTAGCTCAGTTAGCGTGGTGAGCTCCGTTAGCGTGGTGAGCTCCGTTAGCGTGGTGAGCTCCGTTAGCGTGGTGAGCTCCGTTAGCGTGGTTAGCTCCGTTAGCGTGGTTAGCTCCGTTAGCGTGGTTAGCTCCGTTAGCGTGGTGAGCTGTACCGGTGTTGGTGGCGCCGCTGCCCCAGCCCCTCCCAGCGAGCCGCGGCGCTCCTCCAGACCAGGGCGAGGACGACGGCGGCTTCTGGCCGGCCAGGCCGGGCGGAGGCCGGGCCAGCTGGGcctggctgctgctgcggctggCTTTCCAGGACTTGTGTCCAATGGGTTCTGGAGGCCAGCTGGTCTTATAGTCTGTGTACTTTGCTGCAGAAAGCAAcacaacatgcaaacacaaacaaacgtCACCAACTTATTTCGACTTTCATGGCCTTATTCTGCTGTGAGTAAAAACCGTAATGGAAATGCAAAAGTTCAGTTTATGTACCTGAGTTGTGTGCATTGTTAAGAAGGCTGTCTGAGGCACTATAGGGCCAGGCACCAGGTGAAGGCAGCAAGGTGTTCAGGGGGGGGGTGGAGTCTGCAACACAGGGGCAAACAGTCTGACCTCAAGCTGACCCCAGCTTTTCACCTCAACATCCAGCTACCAGTTAAATCCaggaaactcagaaaattaTGTGGCTACAAAGGAATAAACATCAAAAA
Encoded proteins:
- the csnk1e gene encoding casein kinase I isoform X2, which translates into the protein MELRVGNKYRLGRKIGSGSFGDIYLGSNIATGEEVAIKLECVKTKHPQLHIESKFYKMMQGGVGIPSIKWCGAEGDYNVMVMELLGPSLEDLFNFCSRKFSLKTVLLLADQMISRIEYIHSKNFIHRDVKPDNFLMGLGKKGNLVYIIDFGLAKKYRDARTHQHIPYRENKNLTGTARYASINTHLGIEQSRRDDLESLGYVLMYFNLGSLPWQGLKAATKRQKYERISEKKMSTPIEVLCKGYPSEFSTYLNLCRSLRFDDKPDYSYLRQLFRNLFHRQGFSYDYVFDWNMLKFGSSRTAEDGERERREGKEGEDRAGAGQRGAGGRALPPGPNPCAANRLRIEPETAPSNQASRGAQPSGNRSPQAGRAERAERERKVAMRLHRGAPANVSSSDLTARLDQSRITASQVSVPFEHLAK
- the csnk1e gene encoding casein kinase I isoform X1; the protein is MVLTDTERPQSREVKRCGAMELRVGNKYRLGRKIGSGSFGDIYLGSNIATGEEVAIKLECVKTKHPQLHIESKFYKMMQGGVGIPSIKWCGAEGDYNVMVMELLGPSLEDLFNFCSRKFSLKTVLLLADQMISRIEYIHSKNFIHRDVKPDNFLMGLGKKGNLVYIIDFGLAKKYRDARTHQHIPYRENKNLTGTARYASINTHLGIEQSRRDDLESLGYVLMYFNLGSLPWQGLKAATKRQKYERISEKKMSTPIEVLCKGYPSEFSTYLNLCRSLRFDDKPDYSYLRQLFRNLFHRQGFSYDYVFDWNMLKFGSSRTAEDGERERREGKEGEDRAGAGQRGAGGRALPPGPNPCAANRLRIEPETAPSNQASRGAQPSGNRSPQAGRAERAERERKVAMRLHRGAPANVSSSDLTARLDQSRITASQVSVPFEHLAK